One stretch of Synergistes jonesii DNA includes these proteins:
- a CDS encoding exonuclease domain-containing protein, which translates to MIITVRKYLPRCDDFTFTAIDFERANNAQSSICQLGLCVVERGRIVRSYEYFVRPPKKAFYFQRNAVQIHGITYEDVRGAPTFDRVWKAIFPDIEGRALVAHSFRDDALTLDAALRCYGIRYEYRSYGHLCTLELAQRADIHDENNKYNLEALCALYGIELLPHHAGSDAQGCAMLAMEMARALSIDSFKELADFSQTPAFPEPQLPDELSCDDLWTLESYITKMKNKKGVRLEDCPKQRDLLRAQKIMEADPTMKLKKESAVSAKELNKWIGSSTAQPTPQRRYSFIRPWRREKSTKKRTFDGG; encoded by the coding sequence ATGATCATCACGGTCCGCAAATACTTGCCGCGGTGCGACGACTTCACCTTCACCGCGATAGACTTCGAAAGGGCCAACAACGCGCAGAGCTCGATCTGCCAGCTCGGACTCTGCGTCGTTGAGCGCGGCAGGATCGTCAGGTCCTACGAATATTTCGTCAGGCCTCCGAAAAAGGCTTTCTATTTCCAGAGAAACGCGGTGCAAATCCACGGCATAACCTATGAGGACGTGCGCGGCGCGCCGACTTTCGATAGGGTTTGGAAGGCGATATTCCCGGATATAGAGGGGCGGGCGCTCGTCGCCCACAGCTTCCGCGACGACGCGCTGACGCTCGACGCGGCGCTCCGGTGCTACGGCATAAGATACGAATACAGGAGCTACGGGCACCTCTGCACGCTCGAGCTGGCGCAGCGCGCGGACATCCACGACGAAAACAACAAATACAACCTCGAGGCGCTCTGCGCCCTTTACGGCATCGAGCTGCTGCCGCACCACGCCGGCAGCGACGCGCAGGGCTGCGCGATGCTCGCTATGGAGATGGCGCGCGCCCTTTCGATAGATTCCTTCAAGGAGCTCGCGGACTTTTCGCAGACTCCGGCCTTCCCAGAGCCGCAGCTGCCGGACGAGCTCTCTTGCGACGACCTGTGGACGCTCGAAAGTTACATAACGAAGATGAAAAACAAAAAGGGCGTCCGGCTCGAGGACTGCCCGAAGCAGAGGGACCTGCTGCGCGCGCAGAAGATAATGGAGGCGGACCCGACGATGAAGCTGAAAAAGGAATCGGCGGTGAGCGCGAAAGAGCTCAACAAATGGATAGGCTCCTCCACCGCACAGCCGACGCCTCAGCGCCGCTACAGCTTCATAAGGCCGTGGCGGAGGGAAAAGAGCACAAAAAAGAGAACCTTCGACGGAGGATAG
- a CDS encoding lysophospholipid acyltransferase family protein, which translates to MKKSEKEKTAEKKTGAKVRACMAFAKSIRPGWRADALAGLLIFILKLLGVRKKIALDNIALCLPEKTCEERRKILAESYESMVWTGVEMLAWQRDASLLDRMLVEISGREYIDEALAAGRGAIIISAHIGSWEYAAAWLARHYPFYGVVRHSDSPFQRELIEEMRETSGLMTISKDASMKRVITVLRKNGVFGLLADQHGGDEGLLVPFFGRLTRTPAGPAAFSVLAGAPMIPFMARRLEPFKFSITVSPPMPRPDKNLSRDEAIADLTARMNREFEKMIIENPGQWLWQHRRFRKEDEE; encoded by the coding sequence GAAAAGGAAAAAACTGCCGAAAAAAAGACGGGCGCGAAGGTGCGCGCCTGCATGGCCTTTGCGAAAAGCATACGCCCTGGGTGGCGCGCGGACGCGCTCGCCGGCCTGCTTATATTCATCCTGAAGCTGCTCGGCGTACGCAAGAAAATCGCGCTGGACAACATAGCGCTCTGCCTGCCGGAAAAAACTTGCGAAGAGCGCAGAAAAATCCTCGCGGAATCCTACGAGAGCATGGTGTGGACCGGCGTCGAAATGCTCGCGTGGCAGCGGGACGCGTCGCTGTTGGACAGGATGCTCGTCGAGATCAGCGGGCGCGAATACATCGACGAAGCGCTCGCCGCTGGGCGCGGCGCGATAATAATCTCCGCCCACATCGGGAGCTGGGAGTACGCCGCGGCGTGGCTGGCGCGTCACTATCCCTTCTACGGCGTGGTGCGGCATTCCGACAGCCCCTTCCAGCGCGAGCTGATCGAAGAAATGCGCGAGACCTCTGGCCTTATGACCATATCGAAGGACGCGTCGATGAAGCGCGTCATAACCGTGCTGCGTAAAAACGGAGTCTTCGGCCTGCTCGCCGACCAGCACGGAGGCGACGAAGGACTCCTCGTTCCCTTCTTCGGGCGGCTCACGCGCACGCCGGCCGGCCCCGCCGCTTTCTCCGTGCTGGCCGGGGCTCCGATGATTCCGTTTATGGCGCGGCGCCTGGAACCCTTTAAATTTTCGATAACTGTGTCGCCGCCGATGCCGCGCCCGGACAAGAATCTCTCAAGAGACGAAGCGATAGCCGACCTGACGGCTCGAATGAACCGTGAATTCGAAAAGATGATAATCGAAAACCCGGGGCAGTGGCTCTGGCAGCACAGGAGATTCAGAAAAGAAGACGAAGAATAG
- a CDS encoding ATP-binding cassette domain-containing protein, with translation MERGFIEITNAYENNLKNVSLKIPKKVITVFTGVSGSGKSSLCLDTIAAESRRELNETFPSFVQQFLPKYGRPEVELIENLPVTIIIDQKKPAPNTRSTVGTYTDIYSILRLLFSRVGRPFIGYSDIFSFNHPSGKCPRCGGVGIVNDLDIHKLVDFDKSLNDEDAIHFPAFGRGLWRWKRYAYSGLFDLDKKIKDYSPEELQLFLYSPQIRLKNPPPNWPKSAKFEGLYPRMYRSVIATKEGERFARILDKMVTSYECPECRGSRVNEKVRSCLINGRNIADVTAMPIPEALEFVAGITDPMAADIKRELSRRLGALVQIGLGYLSLSRATGTLSGGEAQRIKIAKYINSALTDMAYVLDEPSVGLHPKDISLLKDSLCALRDHGNTVLIVEHHREVIKLADHIVDMGPGAGAEGGKIVFEGGYDGLLACGSLTGRMLKRKTPFKKALRKPTGWFALAPTSLHNLKNVSLKLPFGVMTVIAGVAGSGKSSLMESFRRQFAEETVFIGQKNIGINLRSTPATYLDIADEIRAIFAAANKTSAAWFSFNSKGACPACGGSGVVVSGMHFMDEIESLCDLCGGKRYSKEALAFSYNGKNIAEVMDMTVDEASAFFGGRPLCAKLTSLRRVGLGYLHLNQSMTTLSGGELQRVKLASHLAERGSVFILDEPTDGLHLGDIKTLLKLFNELTDAGNTLFLVEHSVDIMKEADYIIELGPGGGRSGGEIIFSGLPSEMPACKSSVTAPYVVESLPSGEEESRA, from the coding sequence AACGAACGCATACGAAAATAATTTAAAGAACGTCTCTCTCAAAATACCAAAAAAAGTCATAACCGTTTTCACAGGAGTATCCGGCTCGGGAAAATCGTCGCTCTGCCTCGACACGATAGCGGCGGAATCGCGGCGCGAGCTGAACGAGACCTTTCCGAGCTTCGTACAGCAGTTCCTGCCGAAGTACGGCAGGCCGGAGGTCGAGCTCATAGAAAATCTCCCCGTGACGATCATCATAGATCAGAAGAAGCCGGCGCCGAACACCCGCTCGACCGTCGGCACCTACACGGACATTTATTCCATCCTGCGCCTGCTCTTCTCGCGCGTAGGCAGGCCGTTCATAGGCTACTCCGACATTTTTTCGTTCAACCACCCATCGGGGAAGTGCCCGCGCTGCGGCGGGGTAGGCATAGTGAACGACTTAGACATCCACAAGCTCGTCGACTTCGACAAGAGCCTCAACGACGAAGACGCGATCCACTTCCCCGCGTTCGGGCGCGGGCTCTGGCGCTGGAAGCGCTACGCCTACAGCGGGCTCTTCGACCTCGACAAAAAGATAAAGGATTATTCGCCGGAGGAGCTGCAGCTCTTCCTCTACTCGCCGCAGATAAGGCTGAAAAACCCGCCGCCGAACTGGCCGAAGTCCGCTAAGTTCGAGGGGCTCTACCCGCGCATGTACAGGAGCGTCATCGCAACGAAGGAGGGGGAGCGCTTCGCCCGTATCTTGGACAAGATGGTGACGAGCTACGAGTGCCCGGAGTGCCGCGGCTCGCGCGTCAACGAGAAGGTGCGCAGCTGCCTGATCAACGGCAGGAACATCGCCGACGTCACGGCTATGCCCATCCCCGAGGCGCTGGAGTTCGTCGCGGGGATAACGGACCCGATGGCCGCGGACATAAAGCGCGAGCTGTCGCGCAGGCTCGGCGCGCTCGTGCAGATCGGGCTCGGCTACCTTTCCCTCTCGCGCGCGACCGGCACTCTTTCCGGCGGCGAGGCGCAGCGCATAAAAATCGCGAAATACATCAACTCGGCCCTCACGGACATGGCCTACGTCCTCGACGAGCCCTCAGTAGGGCTGCACCCGAAGGACATCAGCCTGCTGAAAGATTCTCTCTGCGCGCTGCGCGACCACGGCAACACGGTGCTGATAGTCGAGCACCACCGCGAGGTGATAAAGCTTGCGGACCACATCGTAGACATGGGGCCTGGCGCCGGAGCGGAGGGCGGAAAGATAGTATTCGAGGGCGGCTACGACGGGCTGCTCGCCTGCGGCAGCCTCACCGGCAGAATGCTGAAAAGGAAAACCCCGTTCAAGAAAGCGCTGCGCAAGCCGACGGGCTGGTTCGCGCTCGCCCCGACGTCGCTGCACAATTTGAAAAACGTCTCGCTCAAGCTGCCCTTCGGCGTGATGACGGTGATCGCCGGGGTCGCGGGCTCCGGCAAGTCGTCGCTGATGGAATCTTTCCGCAGGCAGTTCGCGGAGGAGACGGTCTTCATCGGGCAGAAAAACATCGGCATAAACCTACGCTCGACGCCGGCGACGTATCTCGACATAGCGGACGAGATACGCGCGATCTTCGCAGCGGCGAACAAGACGAGCGCCGCCTGGTTCAGCTTCAACTCTAAGGGGGCCTGCCCCGCATGCGGCGGCTCGGGCGTGGTCGTTTCCGGCATGCACTTCATGGACGAGATAGAATCCCTCTGCGACCTCTGCGGCGGCAAGCGCTACTCTAAGGAGGCGCTCGCTTTCTCCTATAACGGCAAAAACATCGCCGAAGTGATGGATATGACTGTCGACGAGGCGTCGGCCTTCTTCGGCGGCAGGCCGCTCTGCGCGAAGCTGACTTCGCTTCGGCGCGTCGGCCTCGGCTACCTTCACCTGAACCAGTCGATGACGACCCTCTCCGGCGGCGAGCTGCAGCGCGTGAAGTTAGCGTCTCACCTGGCCGAGCGCGGCTCGGTATTCATACTCGACGAACCGACCGATGGGCTGCACTTAGGCGATATAAAGACGCTGCTCAAGCTCTTCAACGAGCTGACCGACGCGGGAAACACGCTCTTCCTCGTGGAGCACAGCGTGGATATAATGAAGGAAGCGGACTATATAATAGAGCTCGGGCCCGGCGGCGGACGCTCCGGCGGAGAGATAATATTCTCCGGCCTCCCGTCGGAAATGCCGGCCTGCAAAAGCTCGGTAACGGCTCCCTACGTCGTCGAGAGCCTGCCCAGCGGAGAGGAGGAAAGCCGCGCATGA